ttgagggatcTAGCGCTAGAGTTGTATACAAGCGTATCGCTCAATACGAACTGTAATCGTAGTGGGCATTGCtttttttttttcgtttttgaTTTGAGGCACGTAGTGGGCATAGCTGCCTTGTATAGGACCGTCTCACCCTGTGAAAAAACGGGAACTCCTATTCGGTGCTTCAGGCGCCGATAGTTTTTTTTTAGACAATCTCGCAAAATTTTAAAAAACGGGAGCTCCTATTCGGGGCTTTAGGCGCTTATAGTTCTTTTAGACAATCTCGTAAAATTTTATTAAACCATCACAATGTTTACAGGGATAAAAGACAATCCACCAGACTGACCTGACAAAATATGGCAGCCAGCCCCAAAAGATAACGCATGTGCTTCTGCATTGGAACTCCTAAATTCATGAAGTATATATTACATGAAATAAAACATCAGAATGTTCCTTGATCTCCTCAATAATTGGCCCATATGTAGCAAGTAGCAACACCTCCCTGCTAAATTTCATCGACAACCACCTTGAAATTAGAGGCGACATGTATATGCTGCAAGTTGAGATCCTCTGCCAGATCGAGGGCCTCTCGTACAGCTAGCGCTTCGAGCGTAGTTAGATCGCTGATTCTGGTAAACACAACGCCGAGGCTCCCAGGAAAGCTCCTGTGTGGTCCCTGCTTATGGCGCCCACTGCTCCATATCTTCCAGCTCTATCAACCACAGCACAATGTTTACTTTAGAGGTAATTCCTTGGGTACGCCTGTAGATCATGAAACGCTCGCAACTGGGCTAGATATTCAAGGCTTGATCAGTTGAGTTCACCCAAGTAAGGATGTTATGAATCCGTTTATAGCCCGAGGGCTTTAAAAAATGCCTTCATGGAGAGCTTCTCTTCGTTTGACATGTACTAGATTCCCTAAACTTATGATCGATGGACCGTATGGTGCGCCAGCACAAGATTACCGGGAATATGATGTGTTGTTGCTCATCGGACTTGGCATCGGAGCCACCCCtttgatcagcattgtgaaggaTGTGCTTAACCACATCCAGCGTGGGGAATCGGTTGGCGGAACAGAGCCGGACGGCAGTGGCAAGGCAAAGAAGAAACCATTCATGACCAAGAGGGCCTACTCCTACTGGGTCACAAGGGAAGAGGGCTCCTTTGAGTGGTTCAGAGGGGTGATGAACGAGGTGGCTGAGAAGGACAAGGACGGAGTGATTGAGCTCCACAACCACTGCTCGAGCGTGTACCAAGAGGGCGATGCTCGTTCCGCGCTCATCGTCATGCTCCAGGAACTCAACCATGCCAAGAAGGGAGTTGATATTCTGTCCGGAACCAGCGTCAAGACCCACTTTGCCAGGCCTAACTGGCGAAGCGTCTTCAAGCGCATCGCGGTCAACCATGAGAACCAACGCGTCGGTACGTCTTCTCGCTGCCATTGTCATATCGATCTGGTACTAGAAATGTCGGTGACTAGTTATCATCGATCGTCTGCTAACGCACCTTAATTTAATTCTGCTTCAGGGGTTTTCTACTGCGGCGAGCCTGTTCTTGTGGCGCAGCTGCGGCAGTTGTCGGCAGACTTCACCCACAATACAAACACAAAGTTTGACTTTCACAAGGAGAATTTCTAGTTATATACGATATGTAGCTGATGTAAGAGCATGTCTATGTATGGTCTGCACAATAAGGTACAGAAATAGTAATACAGGTTTTTATTTGGACTGGTTTAGACGCTTTATCATGAGATCTTGATTACTGAACAAATCGTGAAACTGGTGACACTTTCGGCTTGCTCTGCTCTAGGCTCTAGCTCCAAAAATATCACATCTGAAAATCAACTCCGACAACAAACAATCACATCTAAAAATCAACTCCGACAACAAACAATCACATCTAAAAATCACCTTGAGCTCGGGAGGTCGATCAGACAAGCGTGAGATTCCCAGAAGAACGAACATAGCTCCATTTGGATAAGTGACAATGCAAATGCCACCTGTACCCTAGTACACAATAAGTTCATTTCACAAGGGGTTTGCTAATCAAAATAACTAAAGTACAGAGCAGTATACTACATAACCACAATAAGTACATTTGGATTAGTGACTTCACCCACAATAAGTCATTCTCCATGACAGCTGTATTTCTTCCAAGGGAATTACATAACCACAAGAATGTCGTAAGACCAACTCACTAAAGAACGTACGGTGCAAATAAAATTGCATAAAAAGGTGTCCGGTGTCGAGTTTCTAAGATGAACGAGACATTTCTGAGCGGGAGTGCATCAACGTAGCAAGGGCGGTAGGGGAATGCATGGTCTATGCCTCTAAATTGTTGGTGATGTTTCTCAGGATATATGTAGCCTCCTAGATACTGCATTCTGGAAGTCTGGAGATGATATGTACCCACCGTGTCACTAAATTTGAGAAGAAGCGCATCCTTGTGCGGATGGAATCCGACAATACTGCAGCCCCACCCCCAAAGGTCTTCGTCTGGAACTGTAATGTTATCATAGTCAATGAAGTTGTGTTTGTCCGAGTTCCATGAGTAGTCGGAACCGTCTC
This genomic window from Aegilops tauschii subsp. strangulata cultivar AL8/78 chromosome 4, Aet v6.0, whole genome shotgun sequence contains:
- the LOC141021405 gene encoding respiratory burst oxidase homolog protein B-like; amino-acid sequence: MPSWRASLRLTCTRFPKLMIDGPYGAPAQDYREYDVLLLIGLGIGATPLISIVKDVLNHIQRGESVGGTEPDGSGKAKKKPFMTKRAYSYWVTREEGSFEWFRGVMNEVAEKDKDGVIELHNHCSSVYQEGDARSALIVMLQELNHAKKGVDILSGTSVKTHFARPNWRSVFKRIAVNHENQRVGVFYCGEPVLVAQLRQLSADFTHNTNTKFDFHKENF